From Arcobacter sp. F2176:
ACCCAGTACGACAAATAGGATTCCAAGAAACAGATATAGTAAGTATTGTTAAACCAATTGTGAAATATGCGGTTATGATTGATAAAATAGAAAACATAAAGTATGAATTAGAAAAAGCATATTTTATATCACAAAATGGAAGAAAAGGACCTGTATTAGTTGATATTCCTATGAATATACAAAGAAGTGAGGTTGAATTAAATGAAATAAATTCATTTTTTGATTCAGAAGAATATAAAGAATATAGTTCAGCTGATAATGTAAAAAATTTTTCTGATGTATTTTTATCTTTAAATGAATCAAAAAGACCAATTATCTTAATTGGAGGAGGCGTAAGACTATCTAATGCTAGTGAAATATTATTAGAATTTGTCAAAAAATATAATATTCCTATTGTATATTCATTAATGGGGAAAGATGCTATAAGTGAAGATTATGAGTATAATTTTGGGCTTATTGGTTCATATGGAAATAGATATGGGAATTTAGCATTAGCAAATAGTGATTTAATATTGGTGCTTGGGTCACGATTAGATACGAGACAAACTGGTACTAATCTTGAAACTTTTGCAAGAGAAGCAAAAGTTATTCAAGTCGATATTGATAAAAATGAATTAGGTTCTAAAATAAAAATTGATATTGAGATTAATAGTAATGTAAAAGATTTTATTGAGATTCTTAATAAAAAAGAAATAAATATAGATATTTTACCTTGGCTTGAAATACTAAATTCATACAAAGAAAGATTTAGTTCAACGATAGGAATAGATAAAAACATAAAAATTCCAAATAAAGTTGTTTCAACAATTTCAAAATATTTAAAAGATGAAGTTGTAAGTGTTGATGTTGGACAACACCAAATGTGGGTAGCGCAGTCATTAGCTACTAAAAATAACCAAAGAGTTCTTTTTTCTGGTGGAATGGGTGCGATGGGATTTGCATTACCTTGTGCTATCGGTGCTTGTATTGCATCTCAAAAAAGGACTATTGTAATTGCTGGTGATGGTGGTATTCAAATGAATATACAAGAACTTGAAGTAATTAAAAGGAGAAGACTTCCTATTAAGATATTTATTTTAAATAATAAAAATCTTGGGATGGTAAGACAATTTCAAGAACTATATTTTGATAAAAGATATTCAGGAACAATTGACGATTATAGTGTACCTAATTTAGTTGAAATTGCTAAAGCATATGGACTAAAATCTAGAATAATCAAAGATATTAAAAATATAGAAATTGAATTTAATGACATTTTTTCAAATGATGAACCAGAATTAATTAATATAGAGTTACCTGTTCAAATGACTACGGTTGAACCAAAATTAATTGTTAATAAGCCAATCGAAGATATGCATCCTTTTATTTCAAAAAATGAACTCCATTCACTGATGGTAATAAAACCTTTAGAAGATTAAGCATGAATATTTTTATTACTGGTTCAAATGGTTTTCTAGGGAGACATTTAAAAGAATATTTTCAAAATAATTATTTTTTTTATAAATTATATATTCCATCAAGTATAGAACTTGATTTATACGATGAAGAGAGTGTTGATAAGTATATTTTGAATAATAAGATTGATATTATAATTCATCTAGCAAATCGCGGTGGGGATAGAAATAGCATTGATATGAAAAATGCAACAGAGTATAATCTTCGTATATTTTATAATATTGCAAAGCATGAGAAGAATGTAAAAAAGATAATATCATTTGGTAGTGGGGCTGAGTACGGAAAACATAAACCTATAGTTGCTGCAAAAGAAGATGATTATTTGAAAATTCAGCCTTTAGATGAATATGGGTTTTATAAATCGATTACATCAAAGTATATTGAAAAATCTGAAAAAATAGTTCAGCTTAGAATATTTGGTGCTTATGGTGAATATGAAAACTATAAATTTAAGTTTATATCTAATGCTATAGTTAAGAATTTATTTCATCTTCCAATCATAATAAATAAAAATGTTTATTTTGATTATATTTATATAGATGATTTAGTGAAAATAATAGATTGGTTTATTCACAATGAAAACAAAGAAAAAATATATAATGTGACAACGGGCAAAAAAACTGATTTATTAACCTTAGCAAATTTAGTTAATGCAACAAGTACTTTCACATCAGAAGTAAAAGTTTTGAATGATGATTTAAATAATGAATATACATCTAATAATGATAGGTTAATAAAAGAAATAAAAGAGTTAACTTTTACATCTCATAAAGATGCTATAACAAAGATGAGAGGGTATTTTAGTTATAATCTTGAGAATTTGGACAAAAATACGATAATTAATGACCCATATCTTAAAAAAATAGAAAATATGTGGAAAGGAAAATGAGTGAGAGAAGAAGAATTAAAAGAAGAAATTTTAAATAAAACAAGAGAATATTATGAATTAGTTCATAAAAAGCAACAATCAGTTAAATTTGTAAATGGAGAATCTAGAGTTAATTATGCAGGGCGTGTATTTGATGAAAAGGAGATGGTAAACCTTGTAGATAGTTCTTTAGATTTTTGGTTGACGTATGGTAGCTATTCAAAAAAGTTTGAAAATGAATTATCAAAATTTTTAAATGTAAGATGGTCTTTTTTAGTAAATTCAGGAAGTTCTGCAAATCTTCTTGCTTTTTATGCACTTACTTCTCCTCTTCTTAAAGAAAGACAAATTAAAAGAGGAGATGAGGTTATCACTGTTGCTGCTGGATTTCCAACTACAGTTGCACCAATTGTACAATATGGGGCTGTTCCTGTATTTGTAGATATGGAACTTACCCATTTTAATATTGATGTTTCACAATTAAAATTAGCATTATCAACTAAAACAAAAGCTATTATGATAGCACATACACTAGGGAATCCCTTTAATATAAAAGCTGTAAAAGATTTTTGTGATAAGCATAACCTTTGGTTAATAGAAGATAATTGTGATGCTTTAGGTTCTACTTATGAAGGAAGACCGACTGGTACTTGGGGAGATATTGGTACAAGTAGCTTTTATCCTCCACATCATATGACAATGGGTGAAGGCGGAGCAACATACACAGATAATCCACTTCTTAAAAAGATAATGCTTTCAATGAGAGACTGGGGAAGGGATTGTTGGTGTGAGAGTGGTGTCGATAATACTTGTAAATCTAGATTTTCTCAAAGTTTTGGAAGTTTACCTAAAGGATATGATCATAAGTATGTTTATTCTCACTTTGGATTTAATCTTAAAGCAACAGATATGCAAGCAGCAATTGGTGTAGCTCAATTAGAGAAATTCCCACTATTTGTTGAAAAAAGAAAAGAGAATTTTAAAAAATTATATGATGGTTTAAAAGAGATAAAAGAGTTTACTTTGGTTGTAGCTCAGCCAAACTCAGATCCTAGTTGGTTTGGATTTATGTTAACACTAAAAGATGATGTAAAATTTAGTAGAAATGAGATAGTTGAATATTTAGAAAAGAATAATATTCAAACAAGAAATCTTTTTGCAGGAAATATGCTAAGACATCCTTTATTTGAATCTTTAGAAAAAGATATAGAGTATAAACAAATTGGAGATTTAAAAAATACAGATAAAATAATGAATGACAGTTTTTGGATAGGTGTATATCCTGGAATGGGTGATGAAGCAATAAGATATATGATAAATATAATTAAGGAGTATGTGTATGAATATTAGACATACAAAAGGTTGGCAATATTTTAGAGGTTTTTATTATTATTGTAGAAATCTTTTTAATACTTACATAAAATCATTTTTTACAAATTCGTATGCTCAATATGGTGAAGATAAACTTATTGAAAAACTATTAACTAAAAAAAAAGATGGATTTTATATTGATATTGGAGCAAATCATCCAGATAGATTTAGTAATACTAAAATGTTTTATAAAAAGGGCTGGAAAGGAATTAATGTTGAACCAAATCCAATTTCATTTAAAAAATTTAATAAAAGAGTAAGAGATATAAATCTTAATATTGGAGTAGGGAAAGATAAAAAAGAATTAGATTTTTTTTGTTTTGAAGCAGACACATTATCAACATTCTCTGAAAATGCCAAAAATGAGTATCTAAATTATGGATATAAATTGAATCAAACAATAAAAGTTAAGGTTAATAGTTTAGTAAATATTTTTGAAGAATATAATATAAAAGAAATAGATTTTTTGTCAATTGATGTAGAAGGGTTTGAAATGGAAGTTTTGAGAAGTAATAATTGGAATATATATAAACCAAAATTAATTATTCTTGAATCAAATGGTTTAAGTGATAGTTCTAATGTAATTTATGAACATATAGATTTTTTAAGACCTTATGGGTATGAATTAAAGTATTTTAATGGCTTAAATTCATTTTTTGTTAAAAATAATGAATAAGTTAACAATATATATTCCAACATATAATCGTGCAGAATCTGTGTTGAAACAACTTAATTTAATAAAAACAATTAATAATGATAATATAACTGTGATTGTAAGTGATAATTGTTCAACTGATAGAATAGGTTATGAGAAAGTAAAAGCATTTTGTCTTAATAATAACATTTTATATATAAAAAATTTTGTAAATGTTGGTGCTGATGCAAATATATTTAATGGATTTATAGTTTCACAAAACTCTAAATACATTTGGATATTAAGTGATGACGATTTACTAAAAAAAGATGCAGTTGAAAGAGTACTAGAAATCTTAAATAATAATAATTTCGATTTATTATTTTTTACATTTCATTATATAGAAAATCTTAGTTATGCTACTTGGAATCAAGCTGATTTATATAATAAAAATATAAAAATTTCTGATGGTAGTGGATTAATTAGTAATGTCATATATAAAAGTGATTTTATAAAAGAATCTATCCCTATTGGATTTCAACATATTTACACTTGCTTTGCACATTTAGCGATATTGATAGATTCTTTTTATAATAAAACTGCAGAGATTGGGAGGATTGGATCTTCTTCTTTTTTTGTGCCAGAAACTAACTTACCTCCTGCAATAAGTGCTTCTTATAGTAAAAGTTATTTTGGATTTGTTTTATTAGCTGAGTTATTTGAAGATAAGTTAAAAAAAGAATTTATTATAGAATGGTCTAAGTTTAAAAATTTAAGACATTGGTTTATTAAAAAAAGAGACAAAATTGCATCTCAAAATTCAATATATGCAAAAGCATATATTTCAAATTACTCTTTCTTTTTTAAATTTAAACTTTTAATTTGGTACTTTCTTACTCCATTGTTTTTAGTATTAAAAAAATATAAAAATAGATAAATTAATGAAAGCTATTGCTATTTGTTCAAATATTCCTGTTTTTTGGAATAATAAAGTTTTAGATAAAGAACATTGTAAAAAATATTTTGGAGCAAGTTGGTTCCCTATTTTTGCTGATTTGGTAAAAGAATTAAATTATGATGTTTTAAGTGGTGATATTGCATTAAAAATGATTAATGAAAATAAAATAGATGCTACTAATATTTTAATAATTCAAGAATTAAATTCTAAACATGGTAAAGAGTTATTTAAACTAGGTGCAAAAGCATTTATTTTGATGGCAGCAGAATCTCCATTATTTAGTTATTTTTTTTATGATAATTTAAATAGAATATCTAGACCTTTTATGTTCAAGGCTTTATTTGATGGCTCATTTAAAATAATAAATCAAAAAATTGATAATAATAAAAATAGTCAATTTTATTTTCCTTCTTATTCTTTGAAAGATATTTCATATAATAAAGATTGGAATAGTAGAAAATTTATAATTATGATTGCTGCAAATAAAGGAGGTTTTTCTCCCATACCAAAAGATGCTATTAAAAATAAAATAATATGGATTATTCATAGAATATATAAAGTTATTTCAAACTCTTTTAAAACAGCACAAAAGAATGAACTCCACTCAAAAAGATTAAAATTTATAAAATATTTTGCAAAAAAGAATGTGTTAAAACTATATGGCACTAATTGGAAAGAGTTTGAAAGATTTGAGAAAAAAGATAGAGAGGAATTAAAAGAAATAATTTTGAAGTTAAATCCAAAATTTATAGATAATAAAATTTTAACTTTATCAGAGTATAAGTTTGCAATTTGCTTTGAAAATATATCCATGGAAGGCTATATCACAGAAAAAATTATCCATTGTTTCATATCTGGAATAATACCTTTATATCTGGGTGCAACAAATATAGAAAAGTATATTCCCAAAAATTGTTATATTGATTTAAGAGACTTTAATGATATTGAAAAGCTTGAAAAATATTTACTAACTTTAGATGAGTTAAAGGCAAAAGAGTACATAAATAATGGAAAAGAATTTTTAAGCAGTGAAGAAGGAAAAAAATATTCTTATGAATCATTTGCTTCTAAAATTGTTGAGAAAGTAGAGGAATATAGTGTTTACAATAAATAACATTGATATTTTTTTACTTTCATATAATAGAAAAGAATATATTTTATCTATGATTAAATCTTTAAAAAAACAAACTATAGAATTAAAAGAGATAGTTATTTTAGATAATGGGAGTTCTGATGGAACACAAGAAGCAATTCTTAGTTTAAATGATAAAAGTATTAAATTATTTTCAAATGAAAAAAACAATGGCTCTCTTTGGAATTTTCAAAGAGCACAAAATTATGCAAATAAAGAGTATGTAATATTACTACATGATGATGATATCCTTCATCCTAAATATTTTGAATATGTATTAAAAACAATAAATGAAAAGCCTTATATAAATTTAATTTGTAGTGGAATGAAAAGTACAAATAAACCTTCTTTTTTTGATTTTAAAGATTATTCATATAATCCAAGAATTTTTGAAAAACTATCTGATTTTGCAGCCTTAATTTATGCTGGCTTTCCTTTAAATTTTTCAACAGCAGTTTACAAAACTAAAAATTTTAAGAACTCGAAAATTGATTTTGAAACTTATGGGAAAATAGCAGATAGACCTTTAGTATATGATTGTGCAAAAGATGGTAATATAGCACTTTTTAAAGGACAATATATTCAATATCGTGTTCATACCAGTCAAGATAGTAAAGATAATAGTTCAGGACCTTTTTATAATCAGACAATTTCTTTACACAAAAAATATTATAATATTATATTTAGTGGAAATAGTTCTTTTATTTCAAAAATAATTTTTTATATTAATTTTTACAAATATTGTTATTGGGAATATAATAATTTTATAAATAAAGATTTTTCTTTTCAAGAGTATATTTCTTTGCTTCATAAAGAGTTGAAAATATCTTATTTTGAATTAAAAGTAAGCAAAATATTATTTTATCTAAGGGTATATTATTTTTATAAGATATATAGAGCAAGCAGAAGATACTTAGGAGAATATTCTTGATACTAGAAAAGAGTTTTTTTAGAAATAATTTTGATTTTATAAGACTTTTTGCTGCATTTCAAGTGATGATTATGCATTCTATTGGATATTTAAAATTAGATCAAATACCTAAAAATATTGTCGAATTTTTAAGTTTATTTCCCGGTGTACCAATATTTTTTGTTATGAGTGGATTTTTAATTTCAGCTTCTTATGAAAGAGATAATAATATTTGGAAATATACAAAAAATAGGGTCTTGAGAATTTATCCAGCTCTTTGGGTTAGTTTAGTTATAGCTATTATTACAATGTATATATTTTTTGAAAACAGTGTTTCTTTTGCTACAAGTATAAAATGGTTTTTTGCAAGAGCAACTTTTTTACAATTTTATCATAATAATATTTTCAATGATTATGGAATGGGTAATTTAAATGGTACTTTGTGGACAATTTTTATTGAATTACAATTTTATGTTTTGGTACCAATCTTATATGGTTTATTTAAAAATAATTTATCAAAAACTCTAGTGATTTTATTTTTTATTTCATTTTCTGTTAATTTAGTTTTTAAAAATTTAGATTCAACATCTTTTATAGTTAAACTAGTTTTTATAACTATATTGCCTTATTTATATATGTTTTTATTTGGAGTATTCATTCAAAAAAACTATTGGATTATTCAAAAACTATTAAAAGGTAAATTTGTATACCTTATTACTTTATATTTAGTTTTTGGATATATTTGTATTATTTACTGTTTAATCCCAAAAGATTATTATTATTCAATTTTAGTATTTTTATTGGTACCTTTAATTTTTTCATTAGCATATTCAAAAGTCAATTTTAATTTAATTACATTAAAAAATGATATATCGTATGGAATATATATTTATCATTTAGTTATAATAAATATTTTTATTGAAATTAATTTAGTAGGTGACATTAAATACTTATTTTTACTAATTATTCTTACTATTTTTATTTCAACTTTATCTTGGAAATTTATTGAAAAACCTTCTTTAAAGTTAAAAGATACAGTTTTATTAAAACGAGTTAGTAGATGATATTAAACATAATTTCAAATCAAATATATAAAGATAAGATTGTTGGACCTAAAAAAGTTTTAATTAATACTTTAAAAGGCTTAGATAGGTTAGGAATAAAATATGTATTTAATAAACCGATAAACAATTATAAATATAATTGGATACATGATAACCAAAGAGCAATAATAGAGGCAAGTCTTCTAAATAAATCAGTTGTAGTAGGTCCCAATACTGCAATATTGCCCAAAGACTTACCTGTATTTAGAAAAAAACTTACAAAAGACAGTATATATCTTCACCCTAGTGAATGGACTGTAAACATTTGGAAAGAATTAAATTTCAATGAAATGAGATTAAAGTCTTGGCCTGTTGGCATCGACTTAGATAGCTTTATAGAAATAGAAAATTTGGAAAATGATACTATTCTTGTCTATTTTAAAATGAGAGATAAAAATATTTTAAATAATGTTATAGATGTTTTAAATGAAAAGAAAGAAAAATATATTTTGATTGAATATGGACATTACAAAGAAGAAGAATATAAAAATGCTTTAAATAAATCAAAATTTTGTATATGGATTGGATGTAGTGAAAGTCAAGGAATAGGTTTACAAGAAGCGCTTGCTTCGAATATTCCTATTATTGTTTTAGATGCAATTTCTCTTTTTGATACTATGTCAGATGATTCTAGAAATTCTTATAAGTATAAATTTCCAAGAGTATTAGCTACAGTTAAAACGTCAAGTGCTCCTTATTTTGATGAAAACTGTGGTATAAAAATATTTAAAGTTGAAAAATTAATTGAATCTATTAATTACATGAATGATAATTTAGATAAATTTAAACCAAGAGAGTTCGTGGAAAAGAATTTGTCAATACACAAATGTACGAATGAATTAATTAGCCACCTTAAATCTTTAGAAATAAAAGAAAATAGTGATAATAATTATCTGTTATTATCAAAAGTATTATATTATATAAGTCTATTATTTCAAACATGGGCTTGGAAATTATTATTTAGGAAAATATTTAGATGAAAATACTTTGTACCTTTGGAAAATATCAATATGGTGATAAAGGTAGAGGAATTAATACAGAATATTTTTCTTTTATACCTGCCTTCGAGAAATTAGGATATGAAATGGTCTTTTTTGATACATGGGATAAGACTCTTTTTGAAAACTTTATAGATTTGAATTTAGCTTTAATAAAGAAAGTTGAAGAAGAAAAACCTGATATTATTTTTAATGTTCAATTTTTATATGAAATTTGGATTGAAACATGGGATTATATAAGGTTTAATTTTGATTGTAAAACAATAAATTGGTGCACAGATGATAGTTGGAAATATAAAGAACATAGTAAGTTTTTTGCTACACATTTTGACTTGATTGTTACGACATATGAAGAATTTATTCCTTTATATAAAAAACAAGGTGCAAATGCTATTTTGAGCGGTTGGGGAGTACCCGTTCAATGGGTTGAGAAACCTTCTTTGTCAAAGGATTGTAAATATGAAGTTACTTTTGTTGGTGCTGCACATGGTGATAGAAAAGAAAAGATAGAAGAATTAAAACGATTGGGTATAAATGTTAAGTGCTTTGGATATGGCTGGAATGGTGGTTCTCTTAAAGCTGAAGATATTCCTAAAATATTTAATCAAAGTATTATTAGCTTAAACTTTGCAAATAGTAGTGGTGAAAATCAAATCAAAGCAAGAGTCTTTGAAGTAACAGGAAGTGGAGGTTTTTTATTAACAGAGAATGCTAAGAATCTTAATAATGTTTTTAATAATGAAGAAATTATAATTTTTGAAAGTTTAGATGATGCACTAGTAAAAATAAAATACTATCTTAATAATCATGAAAAGAGGGATGAAATAGTTCAAAATAGTTTTATGAAGAGTTCATCTCATTATGCTTATTCTAATAGGCTGAAGGATATAATCGATTATGTAACAGAAATTGATAAGAGTAATCTTATTAATGTAGATATGAATGAAGTAATAAAAGAACATAAAAAAAGTTATCTTTTAAGAATAATTAAAAAAGTTTTGTTATTCATTAGTGGTAAAATTTTTGATGAAGAAAAAAGTAAAAGATTTGCGAGAAGAATAGTTTATGAAATTTCATGGCGACTTTTTAAAGAAAAAACATATAAATCAAAAAGTATAGTTTCAAGGATGTTTTATAGTGAGTAATCCTTTGGTAAGTATAATCATGCCTGCATATAATACTGAAAAATATATAACTGATTCTATAAACTCTATTTTAGAACAAACATATGATAATTGGGAACTAATAATTGTTGATGATTGTTCTACTGATTTTACTAAGGATATAATAAAAAAGTTTGAGTTTGAAGATAAAAGAATAAAGGGCATTTATTTAGAAAAGAATGGGGGGATGCCTTCTCTTGCTAAAAATAATGCCATACCATTTGTAAATGGAAGTTTTATAGCTTTCCTAGATAGTGATGATCTTTGGTTAAAAGAAAAGCTAGAATGCCAAGTAAATTTTTTAATGAAAAATCCTGACATAATGCTCTGTTACACTGGTGGATATTGGATTAATAAAAATGGCTATATAATTCACAAATTTTTGCCAAAATATGAAAATGGATATTTATTTAAAAAAATGCTTTTTAAATATGAAATTAATAATCAATCAGTACTAATAAGGAAAGAAGCATTAGATAATACAATTAAATTTTTTAATAGTAAAATTATTATAGGAGAAGATTATAATCTTTTTATGCATATTCTTGCAAAATATAAATGTTCAAATTTAAAAAGATATTTGATAAAATACAGAATACACGATAATGCAATTACAAAGAGTAAAAAAAGAGTCTCAGATGGTGTATTGGTTACATTAAAAGAATTAAATGTGTTTAGAGAGTATCCTTTATATGCAATAATTACTTATCTTAAAGCTATACGATTTAAATTTTTAAAAAAAAGATGGAAATGAAAAAAATACTTTATATAATAAATGTTGATTGGTTTTTTGTATCTCATTTTTTACCTGTTGGGTTGGAAGGACTAAAAAGAGACTATGAAGTTCATATTGCTTGTGGAATAACTGAAAAAAAAGAGTATTTAGAAAGTTTAGGATTTGTAGTTCATTCATTATCTATATCAAGAAGTGGTATGAGTATAAAAACTGAATTGAAAACAATAGTTGAAATGTATAAGATAATAAAATCTATTAATCCGCAAATATTGGAGTTTTTTACTATTAAACCTATTCTTTATGGAGGAATAGCTTCAAGATTTTTTTTAATTCCAACAAAAGTTTTTTATATAACTGGACTTGGTTATGTTTTTATTACGAAAGGATTAAAAGGTTTTTTTACAAGGAATTTAGTAAAAACTTTGTACAAAATAGCAATAAATGGTAAAAATAATTCAATTATAACTGAAAATATTTATGATAAAGAACTTATAAAAAGTCTAAATGCTGTTAATGATGCTCAAATTGGGACTATTAGAGGTGCAGGAGTTGATTTGTCCCAATATGGTTATAAAAAAGAAAATGTTGAGAATATAAAAGTTTCTATGGTTTGCCGACTTTTAAGAGATAAAGGTATTTTTGAGTATGTTAGCGCTGTAAAAATCTTAAAACAAAAATTTCCAAATATAGAATTTGAACTATATGGGGATATAGATATTGATAATCCAGCAAGTTTAACTATTGAAGATATTAAAAAGATAAAAGAAGAAGGTTTTGTAAATGTATATGGATTTACAAATAATGTTGCAAGTGTATTTTCAGATTCAAATATAATAGTTCTTCCTTCTTATCGAGAAGGTTTACCAAAAGTTCTTATTGAAGCTGCTGCTTGTGGTAGAGCAGTAGTCACTACAGATGTACCTGGTTGTCGTGATGCTATTGAGCCTGATGTTACAGGACTTTTATGTAAAGTAAGAAATTCTGAATCACTGGCTCAAATGATTGAAAAACTGATAATAGATGAAAACTTAAGAAATAGTATGGGAAAAGCTGGTAGAGAATTAGCAGAAAAAGAGTTTGATATAAAAAAAGTTGTAAAAAAACATTTTGAGATATATGAGAAAAATGTATGATACATTGTGATAAAAACAATTCGATTTATAAAAAAATATTAATTACTGGCTCAAATGGTTTTATAGGAAGCTATTTCATAAATAAATATAAAAATAAATACAATATAAAAACTTTTAGCTTTTTAAAAAATGATATAAATACTTTAGATTGTAATAGAGTAGATGTAGTATTTCATCTTTCTTCACTGGTGCATCAAATGAGTGGTGCAAGTACAAGTGAATATGAAAGAATAAATGTAACTCAAACTTTAGAGTTAGCTAGAAAAGCAAAAGAGAATGGTGTAAAACAATTTGTTTTTATGAGTACAGTGAAAGTATATGGAGAAGAAACTACTAATAAATATAACGAGAATAGTACTTGTAGTCCAGAAGATGGATATGGTAAAAGTAAATTTACAGCAGAACTTGAGCTTGGAAAGTTAGAAGATGAAAATTTTAAAGTAAGTATTATAAGAACTCCCATAGTATATGGATATGGCGTAAAAGCAAATATTAAATCACTTGTAAATCTAACAAATAAAGTGCCACTATTACCTTTTGGAAAAATTGAGAATAAACGAAGTATGGTTTATATAGGAAATCTTTGTCATTTAGTAGATGTGGTAATAAAACAAGAAAAAAGTGGAATATTTTTAGCCAGTGATGATGAACCTTTAAGTACTACTAGGCTTATTGAACTTATCGCTAAAAATTTAGATAAAAAAGTGTGTTTAATAAAAATACCATTTTTTGAAAGTTTATTAAAATTATTCAAGCCATCTTTTCATAAAAGACTTTATGGAAGTTTAGAAATTGATAATATAATAACAAAAGAAAAATTAAATCTTAAAAATCCATATAGTGTGGAAGAGGGAATAAAGTATATGATTAAAGGAGAGGATATTTGATTTATTTAGTTTTATTGGTAGTCTCTTTTTTTTTAACATATTTAATAAAGAACTATGCTATCAAAAAGTCTCTTGTTGCTCATGTAAATGATAGAAGCTCTCATACTACTCCTACCCCTCATGGAGGAGGTATTGCTATTGCAATTACTTGGTTTATTGGTTTGATTTATTTATATTTTACAAAACAAATTGACCATACACTTTTTTATGCACTTTTAGTTGGGATTATTATTTCTGTAGTTAGTTTTTTTGATGATTTATTTGAACTAAGTGCAAA
This genomic window contains:
- a CDS encoding NAD-dependent epimerase/dehydratase family protein is translated as MIHCDKNNSIYKKILITGSNGFIGSYFINKYKNKYNIKTFSFLKNDINTLDCNRVDVVFHLSSLVHQMSGASTSEYERINVTQTLELARKAKENGVKQFVFMSTVKVYGEETTNKYNENSTCSPEDGYGKSKFTAELELGKLEDENFKVSIIRTPIVYGYGVKANIKSLVNLTNKVPLLPFGKIENKRSMVYIGNLCHLVDVVIKQEKSGIFLASDDEPLSTTRLIELIAKNLDKKVCLIKIPFFESLLKLFKPSFHKRLYGSLEIDNIITKEKLNLKNPYSVEEGIKYMIKGEDI